In one Umezawaea sp. Da 62-37 genomic region, the following are encoded:
- a CDS encoding ABC transporter ATP-binding protein — MLEIKGLTAAYGLVRALSDVTLTVEEGSITAILGANGAGKTTLLRTISGLVRASAGTITAFGEDITALPTDRIARLGVAHVPEGGGVIPELTVEENLRLGALWRTDRADRAAAMGEVLELFPPLAPRRAKAAGTLSGGERQMLAIGRGLMGRPRLLLLDEPSLGLAPLVSAKIMGVLRSLRADTGLTVLLVEQNARSALSISDRGFVLALGRVVASDSADALLADDQLRHAYLGF, encoded by the coding sequence GTGCTTGAGATCAAGGGGCTGACCGCGGCCTACGGACTGGTGCGCGCGCTGTCCGACGTGACGCTGACGGTCGAGGAGGGCAGCATCACCGCCATCCTCGGCGCCAACGGCGCGGGCAAGACGACGCTGCTGCGCACGATCAGCGGACTGGTCCGCGCGAGCGCGGGCACCATCACCGCGTTCGGCGAGGACATCACCGCGCTGCCCACCGACAGGATCGCCCGGCTCGGCGTCGCGCACGTCCCCGAGGGCGGCGGGGTGATCCCCGAACTGACGGTCGAGGAGAACCTCCGCCTCGGCGCGCTGTGGCGGACCGACCGGGCCGACCGCGCCGCGGCGATGGGCGAGGTGCTGGAACTGTTCCCGCCGCTCGCCCCGCGCCGCGCCAAAGCCGCGGGCACGTTGTCGGGCGGCGAGCGGCAGATGCTCGCGATCGGCCGCGGGCTGATGGGCCGCCCCCGGCTGCTGCTGCTCGACGAGCCGTCGCTCGGCCTCGCCCCGCTGGTCTCCGCGAAGATCATGGGGGTCCTGCGGTCGCTGCGCGCGGACACCGGGCTGACAGTGCTGCTGGTCGAGCAGAACGCCCGCAGCGCGCTGTCCATCTCCGACCGCGGTTTCGTCCTCGCGCTGGGGCGGGTGGTGGCTTCCGACTCGGCGGACGCGCTCCTCGCCGACGACCAGCTCCGCCACGCCTACCTCGGCTTCTGA
- a CDS encoding ABC transporter ATP-binding protein — MITSHEKLLEVDGVTVRFGGLVALHDVGLSIRPRTVVGVIGPNGAGKTTLFNVVCGFLRPDEGELRWKGQPLRRHRPDQLAGLGIARTLQGLGLFGGLTVLENVMTGAGRLARTSALASLLGTGRAARDERELRARSEDALAELDISHVAGLLPGALPYGVRKRVALARALVSEPELLLLDEPASGLSTAEMDELAKRITSLSETTAVVLVEHHMDLVMRVCDEVVVLDFGEVIATGPPDEVRADQAVADAYLGTAPEEQPSA, encoded by the coding sequence ATGATCACTTCCCACGAGAAACTGCTGGAGGTCGACGGTGTGACCGTCCGGTTCGGTGGACTGGTCGCACTGCACGACGTCGGACTCAGCATCCGCCCGCGGACCGTCGTCGGCGTCATCGGGCCCAACGGCGCGGGCAAGACCACCTTGTTCAACGTCGTGTGCGGCTTCCTCCGCCCCGACGAGGGAGAGCTGCGCTGGAAGGGCCAGCCGCTGCGCAGGCACCGGCCCGACCAGCTCGCCGGGCTCGGCATCGCCCGCACGTTGCAGGGCCTCGGCCTGTTCGGGGGCCTCACCGTCCTGGAGAACGTGATGACCGGCGCGGGCAGGCTCGCCCGCACCAGCGCGCTCGCCTCGCTGCTGGGCACCGGCCGGGCCGCCCGCGACGAACGCGAGTTGCGCGCCCGCTCCGAGGACGCCCTCGCCGAACTCGACATCTCCCACGTCGCGGGCCTGCTGCCCGGCGCGCTCCCCTACGGCGTGCGCAAGCGCGTCGCCCTCGCCCGCGCGCTGGTCTCCGAGCCGGAACTGCTGCTGCTCGACGAGCCCGCGAGCGGCCTGTCGACCGCGGAGATGGACGAGCTGGCGAAGCGGATCACGTCGTTGAGCGAGACGACCGCCGTCGTGCTCGTGGAGCACCACATGGACCTGGTGATGCGGGTGTGCGACGAGGTGGTGGTCCTCGACTTCGGCGAGGTCATCGCGACCGGCCCACCCGACGAGGTGCGCGCCGACCAAGCCGTCGCCGACGCCTACCTCGGCACCGCACCCGAGGAGCAGCCCAGTGCTTGA
- a CDS encoding LuxR C-terminal-related transcriptional regulator translates to MAPEVVLHGRDQERASVLELLASARTGRGSALVVAGGPGSGKTALLRLAHESAIGLRVLTAHGVPTETGLPHAGLHRLLQPLADRMPTSLATVTGLATGTPSRTFGLHAELHRFLVEVARERPLLIIVDDAGLLDAESLEALAFVARRVSERPVSVLFGREPALGVDPLEGVRTAVLRPLDDPAAMRVLAAHSPLGVSEDHAEEVLDLAGGNPLALVELARSMTPGMLPPDSTLRSRLHARLVALSPDARRLVQLAVADDDLELDAVVRAGLELDALEEARAAGLLVVQGEHVRLPTVLTRTTLRTETSIAERREAHALLAEVLDPDAHRSRWLWHRAAMTREPSEGCGAELGEAAAVARRAGDYAASSQAFQRAAALTREPAAKAAHLIAAAADHWSSGRPRRSREVLRQARTLTRTRELHGLADFVRGGIELGDAVPGTAVRTLRKASDGLLDSRRTIAVTALMYAAEASSIGGDQAEYAAIAEHAQQLRRPDDPPVQQLIFDQLEGMAATFAGKHHRALPALRRAVRLADGLHDPRSKIWGSQAAYVLGNADRSLELATQAVASSRDSGMVSLAPWALVYRSVAALLLDQHSIALDSSLEGVREATAMGQPNTVVDHLTILALMAALQGNKATAVHRLHLAAADVARRGLGRPSTFGSWAFACVDLVDDRPVDALNRLRLLAVGTGRVHPGVKVMTAPHFVEAAVACGQHASAAKVLRQFEGWAVSTGAPARLALSHRSHALLLGAAPEADEHFREAIRLHREGGTAMELAKTELFYGHRLRRSRQPRAAREHLRDALKIFQQYDSEHFVNRVRAELRASGDTIVTTHPAPATDLTPQQSQIARLVAEGATNREIAAQLFISHRTVEHHLRNIFAKLEVRSRVELARLLG, encoded by the coding sequence ATGGCTCCCGAGGTCGTGTTGCACGGACGGGACCAGGAGCGCGCCTCCGTGCTGGAACTGCTCGCAAGCGCTCGCACCGGTCGTGGTTCCGCGCTGGTCGTGGCGGGTGGGCCAGGTTCCGGCAAGACAGCCCTGCTCCGGCTCGCCCACGAGTCGGCCATCGGTCTGCGCGTGCTCACCGCGCACGGCGTGCCCACCGAGACCGGACTGCCGCACGCCGGTCTGCACCGGCTGCTGCAACCGCTCGCCGACCGCATGCCCACCTCGCTCGCCACCGTGACGGGGCTGGCGACCGGCACCCCGAGCCGCACGTTCGGGCTGCACGCCGAACTGCACCGGTTCCTGGTCGAGGTCGCCCGCGAACGCCCGCTGCTGATCATCGTCGACGACGCCGGACTGCTGGACGCCGAGTCGCTGGAAGCGCTCGCCTTCGTGGCGCGCAGGGTGTCCGAACGTCCGGTGTCGGTGCTGTTCGGCCGTGAACCCGCCCTCGGTGTCGACCCCCTGGAAGGTGTGCGGACGGCGGTGCTGCGGCCGTTGGACGACCCGGCGGCGATGCGCGTCCTGGCCGCCCACAGCCCGTTGGGCGTCTCGGAGGACCACGCCGAGGAGGTGCTCGACCTGGCGGGCGGCAACCCGCTCGCGCTCGTCGAGCTGGCCCGTTCGATGACACCCGGCATGCTGCCGCCCGACAGCACCCTGCGCTCCCGGCTGCACGCCCGCCTGGTGGCGCTCTCGCCGGACGCCCGCAGGCTGGTGCAGCTCGCGGTCGCCGACGACGACCTGGAACTGGACGCGGTCGTGCGCGCGGGCCTGGAACTGGACGCGCTGGAGGAAGCCCGCGCCGCCGGACTGCTCGTCGTGCAGGGTGAACACGTGCGGCTGCCCACCGTGCTGACGCGGACCACCCTGCGCACCGAGACGTCGATCGCCGAGCGCCGGGAGGCCCACGCCCTGCTGGCCGAGGTGCTGGACCCGGACGCGCACCGGTCGCGCTGGCTCTGGCACCGCGCCGCGATGACCCGCGAACCGTCCGAGGGGTGCGGCGCCGAACTCGGCGAGGCCGCGGCCGTCGCGCGGCGGGCCGGTGACTACGCGGCGTCCTCGCAGGCGTTCCAACGAGCCGCGGCGCTGACCCGCGAACCCGCAGCCAAGGCCGCGCACCTGATCGCCGCCGCCGCGGACCACTGGTCGAGCGGCAGGCCGCGCCGCTCGCGCGAGGTGCTGCGGCAGGCCCGCACCCTCACGCGCACCCGTGAGCTGCACGGCCTCGCCGACTTCGTGCGCGGCGGCATCGAACTGGGCGACGCCGTGCCGGGCACGGCCGTGCGCACCCTGCGGAAGGCGTCGGACGGACTGCTCGACTCCCGCCGCACCATCGCCGTCACCGCGCTGATGTACGCGGCGGAGGCCAGCAGCATCGGCGGCGACCAGGCCGAGTACGCGGCCATCGCCGAGCACGCCCAACAGCTCCGCAGGCCCGACGACCCGCCCGTGCAGCAGCTGATCTTCGACCAGTTGGAAGGAATGGCCGCCACCTTCGCGGGCAAGCACCACCGCGCGCTGCCCGCGTTGCGCCGGGCCGTCCGGCTGGCCGACGGGCTGCACGACCCGCGGTCGAAGATCTGGGGCAGCCAGGCGGCCTACGTCCTGGGCAACGCCGACCGGTCGCTCGAGCTGGCGACCCAGGCCGTCGCCTCCTCGCGCGACTCGGGCATGGTCTCGCTCGCCCCGTGGGCGCTGGTCTACCGGTCGGTCGCGGCGCTGCTGCTGGATCAGCACTCCATCGCGCTGGACAGCTCGTTGGAAGGCGTGCGCGAGGCCACCGCGATGGGGCAGCCCAACACCGTCGTCGACCACCTCACGATCCTCGCGCTGATGGCCGCGTTGCAGGGCAACAAGGCCACCGCCGTGCACCGCCTGCACCTGGCCGCCGCCGACGTGGCGCGGAGGGGGCTCGGCCGGCCCAGCACGTTCGGCTCGTGGGCGTTCGCCTGCGTCGACCTCGTCGACGACCGGCCCGTGGACGCGCTCAACCGGCTGCGCCTGCTCGCCGTCGGCACCGGCCGCGTGCACCCCGGCGTGAAGGTGATGACCGCGCCGCACTTCGTGGAGGCCGCGGTGGCGTGCGGCCAGCACGCCAGTGCCGCCAAGGTGCTGCGCCAGTTCGAGGGCTGGGCCGTGAGCACCGGCGCACCGGCGCGGCTGGCGCTGTCCCACCGCTCGCACGCCCTGCTCCTCGGTGCCGCGCCGGAGGCCGACGAGCACTTCCGCGAGGCCATCCGCCTGCACCGCGAGGGCGGCACCGCGATGGAACTGGCCAAGACCGAGCTGTTCTACGGCCACCGGTTGCGCCGCAGCCGTCAGCCGAGGGCGGCCCGCGAACACCTCCGCGACGCGCTGAAGATCTTCCAGCAGTACGACTCGGAGCACTTCGTCAACCGCGTCCGCGCCGAACTCCGGGCCTCCGGCGACACCATCGTCACCACCCACCCCGCGCCCGCGACCGACCTGACCCCGCAGCAGTCCCAGATCGCCCGCCTGGTGGCGGAGGGCGCGACCAACCGGGAGATCGCCGCGCAGCTGTTCATCAGCCATCGCACCGTGGAGCACCACCTGCGCAACATCTTCGCCAAGCTGGAGGTCCGCTCCCGCGTGGAACTCGCCCGCCTGCTCGGCTGA
- a CDS encoding helix-turn-helix domain-containing protein: MPPNAGPPTGRRASNEARKRLAARRAAVELSEEKGFGTVLMPAIADRAGVSERTLFRMFGTKAGIFWHDPFLERVASRLDEDTAREDPLRAVLDAVEGTARAMGREERDLERRRRALIVTEPELLGAGTQSVMVSGKKLTDRITPPDADDAERLRLMLFAAFTAAALGAVPVDPDEPEDRWVEVLSAAVRVAAFGPLSERG; the protein is encoded by the coding sequence ATGCCGCCGAATGCCGGACCACCGACCGGGCGCCGCGCGTCGAACGAGGCCCGCAAGAGGCTCGCCGCGCGCCGCGCCGCCGTCGAACTGTCCGAGGAGAAGGGGTTCGGCACGGTCCTGATGCCCGCCATCGCCGACCGCGCGGGCGTCTCCGAGCGCACGCTGTTCCGGATGTTCGGCACCAAGGCCGGGATCTTCTGGCACGACCCGTTCCTGGAGCGCGTGGCCTCCCGGCTCGACGAGGACACGGCCCGCGAGGACCCGTTGCGCGCCGTCCTCGACGCGGTCGAGGGCACGGCGCGGGCGATGGGCCGCGAGGAACGGGACCTCGAACGGCGGCGCAGGGCGTTGATCGTCACCGAGCCGGAACTGCTCGGGGCGGGAACGCAGTCGGTGATGGTGAGCGGGAAGAAGCTCACCGACCGCATCACGCCGCCCGACGCCGACGACGCCGAGCGGCTGCGGCTGATGTTGTTCGCCGCGTTCACCGCCGCCGCGCTCGGAGCCGTGCCGGTGGATCCGGACGAGCCGGAGGACCGGTGGGTGGAGGTGCTTTCAGCCGCGGTCCGGGTGGCGGCGTTCGGGCCGCTCAGCGAACGGGGATAG
- a CDS encoding MBL fold metallo-hydrolase yields MPFFRKKTPDAEPLPDPEAPQPRRIRRRTVIAGAVGLVGVGAATAGYFTYLAPSGDVSRYAAHLVDDDRDLRAGEVRVTFLGTTTLLVDDGVTQLLFDAFLTDVPLTTALFGDLKTDEGKVDRTLAAVGADRVKAVFVSHSHYDHSLDAAYLTRKTGAVLHGSESTLNVGRGGGVPEERLAPYETGKPLRIGDFTVTVLASKHSPGTVGGDGTPITGPLAQPAKAGDYLEGGSFDFLVEHGGHSLLVKASAGFLPGGLDGVRADALFCGTAGSFGKDAAFREEFHREVVSTVDPKLFVPLHWNDFFTPVTGDLTANMKAVDDVAAAWDYLIARLEERRARFAVLQGYRAVILFGSPDRAA; encoded by the coding sequence ATGCCGTTTTTCCGCAAGAAGACACCGGACGCCGAGCCGCTCCCGGACCCCGAAGCCCCGCAACCCCGCCGCATCCGCAGGCGGACGGTCATCGCGGGCGCCGTCGGCCTGGTCGGCGTGGGCGCCGCGACGGCCGGGTACTTCACCTACCTGGCCCCCTCGGGTGACGTGTCGCGCTACGCGGCGCACCTCGTCGACGACGACCGCGACCTGCGTGCGGGCGAAGTCCGGGTCACCTTCCTCGGCACCACGACGCTGCTGGTGGACGACGGCGTCACGCAGTTGCTGTTCGACGCGTTCCTCACCGACGTCCCGCTCACCACCGCCCTGTTCGGAGACCTGAAGACCGACGAGGGCAAGGTCGACCGGACGCTGGCCGCCGTGGGCGCCGACCGGGTCAAGGCGGTCTTCGTCTCGCACTCCCACTACGACCACTCGCTCGACGCCGCGTACCTCACCCGCAAGACCGGCGCCGTGCTCCACGGCTCGGAGTCGACGCTCAACGTCGGCCGCGGCGGAGGTGTGCCCGAGGAGAGGCTCGCCCCCTACGAGACCGGGAAACCGCTGAGGATCGGCGACTTCACCGTCACCGTCCTCGCCTCGAAGCACTCGCCCGGCACGGTCGGCGGCGACGGCACGCCCATCACCGGCCCGCTCGCGCAGCCCGCGAAGGCCGGGGACTACCTGGAGGGCGGCTCGTTCGACTTCCTGGTCGAGCACGGCGGCCACTCGCTGCTCGTCAAGGCGTCGGCGGGGTTCCTGCCCGGCGGGCTGGACGGCGTCCGGGCCGACGCGCTGTTCTGCGGCACCGCGGGCTCGTTCGGCAAGGACGCCGCGTTCCGCGAGGAGTTCCACCGCGAAGTAGTGTCCACAGTGGACCCGAAGCTCTTCGTCCCGCTGCACTGGAACGACTTCTTCACCCCGGTCACCGGAGACCTGACCGCCAACATGAAGGCCGTCGACGACGTGGCCGCGGCGTGGGACTACCTGATCGCCCGCCTGGAGGAGCGGCGGGCGCGGTTCGCGGTGCTCCAGGGTTACCGCGCCGTCATCCTGTTCGGCTCACCGGACCGCGCGGCCTGA
- a CDS encoding roadblock/LC7 domain-containing protein codes for MTQPPFDREELATTLRAIRDQIDRVTGLLVATRDGLVLSSDTDGVAVESVAAMAAATVGLAAQFTSQANIGQPRTAVFEGESGYVCVFPVESSLLLVVFGEKGITHGLFNIAARQALSMIRHVVLNQRVQTVRANRRSYYSQPES; via the coding sequence GTGACTCAGCCGCCATTCGACCGGGAAGAGTTGGCGACGACCCTCCGCGCAATTCGCGACCAGATCGACAGGGTCACCGGACTGCTGGTGGCCACACGTGACGGGTTGGTCCTGTCCAGCGACACCGACGGCGTCGCCGTCGAGAGCGTTGCCGCCATGGCCGCCGCCACGGTCGGGTTGGCGGCCCAGTTCACCTCCCAGGCGAACATCGGCCAACCGCGCACCGCGGTGTTCGAAGGGGAGTCCGGTTACGTCTGCGTGTTCCCGGTCGAGTCCTCACTCCTGCTCGTCGTCTTCGGCGAGAAGGGCATCACCCACGGATTGTTCAACATCGCGGCCAGGCAGGCGTTGTCGATGATCCGGCACGTCGTGCTGAACCAGCGGGTGCAGACGGTGCGCGCCAACCGCCGCTCGTACTACAGCCAACCGGAGAGCTGA
- a CDS encoding SWIM zinc finger family protein — MRDDLRALTPDALAALANRGLVKRATKDLDAGAGPTVETDGTTVRGRFADGVEVELPAGVPLSSATCSCGASGVCRHRIAVVLAYQRRDESAPAFTAWSPGSIDDTALAALLGTRGLAAAKRSHAVGYSVRLRRPTAADPAATAELPSCTVRFLVPGDLGYAHSDATAARRDEFVAHAVWAFREADGLGLVDDVVRFDVVGSARPDRAGLADVLELADRVLLDGAAHADPVLDSRLRRAGAELGGRGLHWPAAAVNDLVDQLVAYRERSARYHPERFAELVAELHARHRATGARSQVLGADVPAETPLDRVRVTALGCRVRGTVEDRTAEVFFACGPTTLVLRHRWPLAEDESPTGHDLAARRLAGTTLGALAASNVVSEAASRNASRVLRLAKGRVSRTSITPVGRAWETLSEAVLVRDLAAESAALDRLPPRLVRARVEAELVRVVEVAEVLSVRYFPGAQRLDAVVADGFGATAMISATYRGACPGALDALAEALESVPVLVSGSLRRVGGVLVVDPIAVLTGDGLVVPDLAPVRGASLVPGDHAPESDLIGAAVDAALAACAEAAHRGLRHVTPSLRTRLDDVAAELRRVGLHGNAAAVSAFGEELSARTWVDAQVRLLTTAECR, encoded by the coding sequence ATGCGGGACGACCTGCGCGCGTTGACCCCGGACGCGCTGGCCGCGCTGGCCAACCGCGGGCTGGTGAAGCGCGCGACCAAGGACCTCGACGCGGGCGCCGGGCCGACCGTGGAGACCGACGGCACGACGGTGCGCGGCCGGTTCGCCGACGGGGTCGAGGTCGAGCTGCCCGCCGGTGTCCCGCTCTCGTCCGCGACCTGCTCGTGCGGCGCGAGCGGGGTGTGCCGCCACCGGATCGCGGTCGTGCTCGCCTACCAGCGCCGCGACGAGTCGGCGCCGGCGTTCACGGCGTGGTCGCCCGGTTCCATCGACGACACCGCGCTCGCCGCCCTGCTGGGCACCCGCGGTCTCGCGGCGGCCAAGCGGTCGCACGCCGTCGGGTACTCCGTGCGGTTGCGCAGACCCACGGCGGCGGATCCGGCGGCGACCGCCGAACTCCCGTCGTGCACGGTGCGGTTCCTCGTGCCCGGCGACCTCGGTTACGCGCACTCCGACGCGACGGCGGCGCGACGCGACGAGTTCGTGGCGCACGCGGTGTGGGCGTTCCGCGAGGCCGATGGTCTGGGGCTGGTCGACGACGTCGTGCGCTTCGACGTCGTCGGGAGCGCGCGCCCGGATCGGGCCGGACTCGCGGACGTGCTGGAGCTGGCCGACCGGGTGCTGCTCGACGGTGCCGCGCACGCCGATCCGGTGCTGGACTCACGACTGCGCCGGGCCGGGGCGGAGCTGGGCGGCCGCGGTCTGCACTGGCCGGCGGCGGCCGTGAACGATCTGGTGGACCAGCTGGTCGCCTACCGCGAGCGGTCCGCGCGCTACCACCCGGAGCGGTTCGCGGAGCTGGTCGCCGAGCTGCACGCGCGGCACCGGGCGACCGGGGCGCGGTCGCAGGTGCTGGGCGCGGACGTGCCCGCGGAGACCCCGCTGGACCGGGTGCGGGTGACGGCGCTGGGGTGCCGGGTGCGCGGCACGGTCGAGGACCGGACCGCGGAGGTGTTCTTCGCCTGCGGGCCGACCACGCTGGTGCTGCGGCACCGGTGGCCGCTCGCCGAGGACGAGTCGCCGACGGGCCACGACCTGGCGGCACGTCGGCTGGCGGGCACCACGCTGGGCGCGCTGGCCGCGTCGAACGTCGTGTCCGAGGCGGCGTCGCGCAACGCCAGCCGGGTGCTGCGGCTGGCGAAGGGGCGGGTGTCCAGGACGTCGATCACACCGGTCGGGCGGGCCTGGGAGACGTTGTCGGAGGCGGTGCTGGTGCGCGACCTCGCCGCCGAGTCCGCCGCGCTGGACCGGCTGCCGCCGCGGTTGGTGCGGGCGAGGGTGGAGGCCGAGCTGGTGCGGGTCGTGGAGGTCGCCGAGGTGCTCTCGGTGCGCTACTTCCCCGGCGCGCAGCGGTTGGACGCGGTGGTCGCCGACGGTTTCGGCGCGACGGCCATGATCTCGGCGACCTACCGCGGCGCCTGCCCCGGCGCGCTCGACGCGCTGGCCGAGGCGCTGGAATCCGTGCCGGTGCTGGTGAGCGGGTCGTTGCGGCGGGTCGGCGGCGTATTGGTCGTCGACCCGATCGCGGTGCTGACCGGCGACGGCCTGGTGGTGCCCGACCTGGCCCCGGTGCGGGGCGCGAGCCTCGTGCCGGGCGACCACGCCCCGGAGTCCGACCTGATCGGGGCGGCGGTGGACGCGGCGCTGGCGGCGTGCGCGGAGGCCGCGCACCGGGGGCTGCGCCACGTCACGCCGAGCCTGCGCACGCGGCTCGACGACGTCGCGGCGGAGCTGCGGCGGGTCGGGCTGCACGGCAACGCCGCCGCCGTGAGCGCGTTCGGCGAAGAACTCAGCGCGCGGACGTGGGTGGACGCGCAGGTGCGGTTGCTGACCACGGCGGAGTGCCGGTGA
- a CDS encoding VWA domain-containing protein has product MTGLERWRLILGEPASPHCGAAEGDSAGRDAALQWLYGREADLDRRGVRRGGQGDSVLTTVTWLDEIHRLFPKETIERLERDAVERYDITEIVTDPEVLARVEPNAALLRAVLRTKHLMNPDVLAMARRIVAAVVAELVRKLAKEVRQALSGTRSRRPSNFKQARNFDFRRTIRANLAHYDPVERRVNIEKPMFSSRTRRHLERWQLIMVVDQSGSMAGSVIHSAVTAACLWSLPGLKTHLVAFDTAVVDLTADVSDPVELLMKVQLGGGTNIAKAMEYARGLVENPRRAIVVLITDFYEGGDPERLVRTVRELVGQGSQVLGLAALDEDANPVYDRDLAQRLVDVGAHVGAMTPGMLAEFVAERLA; this is encoded by the coding sequence ATGACCGGGCTGGAGCGGTGGCGGCTGATCCTCGGGGAACCCGCCTCGCCGCACTGCGGCGCGGCGGAGGGCGACTCGGCGGGCCGGGACGCGGCGCTGCAATGGCTCTACGGCCGCGAAGCGGACCTGGACAGGCGCGGCGTGCGGCGCGGCGGGCAGGGCGACTCGGTGCTGACGACGGTGACCTGGCTCGACGAGATCCACCGGCTGTTCCCCAAGGAGACGATCGAACGGCTCGAGCGCGACGCGGTGGAGCGCTATGACATCACCGAGATCGTCACCGACCCGGAGGTGCTGGCGCGCGTCGAGCCCAACGCGGCGCTGCTGCGGGCCGTGCTGCGCACCAAGCACCTGATGAACCCGGACGTGCTGGCGATGGCGCGGCGCATCGTGGCGGCGGTGGTCGCCGAGCTGGTGCGCAAGCTGGCCAAGGAGGTGCGGCAGGCGCTCAGCGGCACGCGGTCGCGGCGGCCGAGCAACTTCAAGCAGGCCCGCAACTTCGACTTCCGGCGCACGATCCGGGCGAACCTGGCGCACTACGACCCCGTCGAACGCCGGGTGAACATCGAGAAGCCGATGTTCTCCTCGCGCACGCGGCGGCACCTGGAGCGGTGGCAGCTGATCATGGTGGTGGACCAGTCCGGGTCGATGGCGGGCTCGGTGATCCACTCCGCGGTGACGGCCGCCTGCCTGTGGAGCCTGCCCGGCCTGAAGACGCACCTGGTCGCGTTCGACACGGCGGTGGTCGACCTGACCGCGGACGTGTCGGATCCGGTCGAGCTGCTGATGAAGGTCCAGCTCGGCGGTGGCACGAACATCGCGAAGGCGATGGAGTACGCCAGGGGCCTGGTCGAGAACCCGCGGCGGGCGATCGTCGTGCTGATCACCGACTTCTACGAGGGCGGCGACCCGGAGCGGCTGGTGCGCACCGTGCGCGAGCTCGTCGGCCAGGGCAGTCAGGTGTTGGGGCTGGCCGCGCTCGACGAGGACGCGAACCCGGTCTACGACAGGGATCTCGCCCAGCGGCTGGTGGACGTGGGCGCGCACGTGGGGGCGATGACGCCGGGCATGTTGGCCGAGTTCGTCGCGGAGAGGCTGGCCTGA